TTTTGCGGTTATTCAGGTAGGGTTCTGATTGGGAGAAATATGCCCAGTCCACCTCAGAACCTAGTAGACTGAGACATTGCGCTGGGATGTGAATTTCTGGTTTCGTATCGGGATTACCCGCTTCAAGTAGTAACACAGTTGTGTTGCTGTCTTCTGTCAGACGGTTGGCAACAACGCATCCTGCCGAACCTGCACCAATTACAATGTAGTCATAATTAGTCATAAAGTTCTTTTCCTCTGTTATCTACAATGGATAAATGGAGTCAAGAATGAACTGATTTAAAGAGCGATCGCTGAAATACTGTTAGTTTCTGCTGAATTTAACTGCGTACCAATGGTGTATCCACCAAATGCTCTGCCAGAAACCAAACTTGCGTCTCATTGGTTCGCAGCACTTGGCTCACTAACAAATCGTTAGTGCCACTATCTTGATTTGCTGCTGTTTTATCGATCGCCACTCTCAATTCCCCAACGATTAACTCGTGGGCTTCCAGTAACCGCGACAACATCACAGGTACTTCTTCAACGCCGTTGGGCGGACGCTTAATCTTAGTGACTTCTGCCACATGACGTGGATCAGCGATCGCCACACCTCCGAGTGTTTGTACCCGTTCACCCAGTGCATCAATCAACTCAATTTGTTCGCTGGCGTGTTTGTCGAGCAACAGATGCAGTTGATAAAACGTATGTCCGCGCATCAACCAGTGATGTTTCTTGTAAAGGTGATAGAGAATAATCGTATCTGCCAAAATCTGATTGACTAAAACACAGCTTTCGCTGCGGGCACTGGGGTTGAGAACAATTGGCAAATCACGAAGAGTCCCATACTGCTGAATTTCATATCCATGTTGATGCAGTAAGGGTTGACTGCCATCGACTTCAGTGATACTTGTATTTTGAGTCGGCACGATCGGATCTCCTAAAGTCAATAATTAGGTCTGTTCTATTTGTATGTACCGAGAAAATGCTTCTCTTAGGATTGGGATTACTTTACAGCAGTGCTTGCTGCTTCAATCACTTTGGTAACTTCTTTTGGATGAGAGATAAAAGGAACATGACTGGAGTTAACTTCGGTTGTCTTAGCATTAATCCGTTTAGCCATAAATCGTTGAAGTTCAGGGTTGATGGCGCGATCGCTTTGAGTCACGATAAACCAGGAAGGAATCGTTTTCCAGGCGATTTCATTCACTGATTGCTCAAACGCTGCGCTGGCGATCGGCTTTTGGGTTGCTGCCATCACTCGCGCCTCAGCCTCCGATACGTCTTGGGCAAAAAATTCGTGAAACTTCCCGCGATCAACATAGAGGAAGTTTGCAGCATCAGACACAATTGCCGTACTAATCGGAGGCGCTGCGTACCTTTTATTCAAATCACTCGTCTTTTCACCGACATCTGGTGCGAAAGCATTAACATAAACCAGAGCTTTCACCTGTGGATTGCCAGCCGCCGCACCCGTGATTACATTTCCACCATAAGAATGTCCAACTACTACAACAGAACCCTTCTGATTCTCAATTACCCGCTTCGTCGTTGCCACATCATCAGCAAGAGAAGTGAGCGGAATCTGCACAGCAGTCACTCTGTAGCCATCCTGCTCTAACAATGGAATAACGTGTTGCCATGATGTACCGTCAGCATAAGCCCCATGAACGAGAACGATCGCAGGTTTAGAGTTGGACGCTTGAGGTAATTCCTTGGAGGTGGCTGGTGTTGGATGCATTGATATTCCAACGACAACACTTAATGCAAATAACCACAGCAACAATTTTTGAACTTTTTTCCATGTAAAAACCATCATGGCGATCACCTCTGTATTCTTGCTAAATTGCTGAAATTTCTGGTTCTTGTTGTCGGTATAGAAGTTATGAAATACTCCCCACTGGAAGACTTATTAAGAAGCACTAAAAACTTTAATCATTTGCAGCAACAATGGCTGCCATTATCTGCTCAACAGTCCAGCGATCGAGATAGCGAATTCCATTAATAAACAAAGCGGGTGCAGCCTCCACTCCACTTCGCAGTCCACCTTCAATATCCGCATTGATACGATTGACATACGCTCCCTTGGATAAATCCTGCAAAAATTGAGAAATATCAAGTCCTAAACGATTGGCATACTCGACTAGATAGCCATTTCCCAATTCCTGTTGATGGATAAACAGCATCTCATGCATTTGCCAAAACTGCCCTTGAGCCGCTGCTGCTTCTGCGGCTTCAGCTGCCCGTTGAGCATGTGGATGAATCTGTTTCTGGGGAAAGTGACGGAAGATAAAACCTAAATTGTTTTCTCCAAACGAAACCTTCAATTGCTGCCCGGCAACTTTAATCAATCGATAGACGTTAGCACTTTGAAAACATTCATAATCTCCATACATGACGAAGACTACAGCAGCATTCAGTACACCTTGAATATGATCCTGGGTTGAAGGCAGAACGAATAAAGAACGATTATCACGGTTGTAAGTCATGTTTCGGTTTGTATTAAGCAAACTTAAGCCTTACAACCCAACTGCACTAACGTTGCTATGGATTTAATATAGACAATTGACCCTATCTTGTCGTCCACTCTGGGTTGACATTTTTATACAATCGAGTGATGGATGAACCTGTCCATCTCGCAGTGGAAGGTTTTCTCCAACTTGAGTTTGAGTCTAAAGCCAATCTAAAGGAGAAAAGGTAAAGATTCCTTTCCCTTCTTTTTCCCCACTTACAAACTGACAATCCCACGCTTAACAGCAGTAATCACGGCTTGTGTGCGATCGCTCACGCCCAGTTTGCTCAAAATCCGATTTACATGAGATTTGACGGTACTTTCACCAATACTCAAAGCAGTCCCAATTTCTTGATTACCCATTCCTTGTGCCATCAAACGCAGCACTTCCAACTCTCGGTCACTCAGTTCTGGATTGGTCATTCGCTGCAATAATTTTGCGCCCACTTCTGGCGGAATGTATTTCTGACCATTATTAATGGCGCGAATCGCATTCAAAAGCTCGCCAAGTTTAGAATCCTTAAGCAGATAGCCTTGAGCGCCTGCCTGTAAACCGCGATAGATATCTTCATCGCCATCGTAGGTTGTAAGTACCACGATTCGAGCCTGCTTAAATTCAGCACAAATAACCATAATGGCTTCAACACCCCCCATTTTGGGCATTCGTAAATCCATTAGCGTGACATCAGGTTGGTATTCTCGAAATGCCTCGATCGCCTGTTGCCCATCTTCAGCTTGAGCAATCACGGTCATTTCTGGATCGCGGTTAA
This Nostoc sp. KVJ3 DNA region includes the following protein-coding sequences:
- a CDS encoding Dps family protein, producing the protein MPTQNTSITEVDGSQPLLHQHGYEIQQYGTLRDLPIVLNPSARSESCVLVNQILADTIILYHLYKKHHWLMRGHTFYQLHLLLDKHASEQIELIDALGERVQTLGGVAIADPRHVAEVTKIKRPPNGVEEVPVMLSRLLEAHELIVGELRVAIDKTAANQDSGTNDLLVSQVLRTNETQVWFLAEHLVDTPLVRS
- a CDS encoding alpha/beta fold hydrolase — translated: MMVFTWKKVQKLLLWLFALSVVVGISMHPTPATSKELPQASNSKPAIVLVHGAYADGTSWQHVIPLLEQDGYRVTAVQIPLTSLADDVATTKRVIENQKGSVVVVGHSYGGNVITGAAAGNPQVKALVYVNAFAPDVGEKTSDLNKRYAAPPISTAIVSDAANFLYVDRGKFHEFFAQDVSEAEARVMAATQKPIASAAFEQSVNEIAWKTIPSWFIVTQSDRAINPELQRFMAKRINAKTTEVNSSHVPFISHPKEVTKVIEAASTAVK
- a CDS encoding DsbA family protein, with the translated sequence MTYNRDNRSLFVLPSTQDHIQGVLNAAVVFVMYGDYECFQSANVYRLIKVAGQQLKVSFGENNLGFIFRHFPQKQIHPHAQRAAEAAEAAAAQGQFWQMHEMLFIHQQELGNGYLVEYANRLGLDISQFLQDLSKGAYVNRINADIEGGLRSGVEAAPALFINGIRYLDRWTVEQIMAAIVAAND
- a CDS encoding response regulator, translating into MSQSTTIRVLIVDDHAIVRKGLATIINRDPEMTVIAQAEDGQQAIEAFREYQPDVTLMDLRMPKMGGVEAIMVICAEFKQARIVVLTTYDGDEDIYRGLQAGAQGYLLKDSKLGELLNAIRAINNGQKYIPPEVGAKLLQRMTNPELSDRELEVLRLMAQGMGNQEIGTALSIGESTVKSHVNRILSKLGVSDRTQAVITAVKRGIVSL